The nucleotide sequence CCTACATAACCTGGTGGTGAACCTATTAGCTTGTTGATTGTATGTCTCTCCATGTATTCACTCATGTCTAATCTTAGCATCGCACTTTCCTGTAATTAAAACAACAAAATAGTGTCATATAAAAGTAAAATTACATCTCTAGTGGGAAATTAGCCTCTGTTGCCTCATCCCTTCTAACCTTTGTTGACTGACCCTTTTAACCTCTGttgactaacccctttttaaccTTTGTTGACTAACCCTTTTAACCTCTGTTGACTAATCCGTTCTAACCTCTGTTGACCAACTCTTTTAACCTTTGttgactaacccctttttaaccTTTTTCGATTAACCCTTTTAACCTCTGTTGACTAACCCTCTctaaacctctgttgactaatCCGTTCTAACCTCTGTTGACTAACCCTTTTAACCTCTGTTAAGTAACCCTTTTTTAACCTTTGTTGACTAACCCTTTTAACCTCTGTTGACTAACCCTCTTTTAACCTCTGTTGACTAATTCGTTCTAACCTCTGCTGACCTAATACATATAGTATATAAGCTCCTTTTTAACCAAGTGGTCACATTTCTAAAAGTACCGTTTCTAGGATATCAAAGCTTCAAATAGTATCATTTATATCACTAACCATATTTATAAAACTGCAATCAATAATATAAATGCAAACAAAAAAAGTCGTCAATTATTCACAACAAAGGTTGGTATTATTACCAAACGTATAAAAATACTAACCCTTAGAATGTGAAGTCTGCTTTTGATCATGCACCTACATTAGTCAAACACGAAAGGAACAGTCAAAAAATACTCAAAGAAAAACCTAATAGCAAACAGGTGGACGTAAAAAAGTAGTTAGTTAGGTGGCAAATGGTAAAAAACTAATTTACCGTATGCTTCTTTGTATCCTGTTTGGTGTAATTACCACCAGCCTGTTGTTGATCAGTCTGATTGTTTTCAATACTGAAACAACGAAGTCTCAGTTAAATAATGATTTTAAAGCACGTCATAACAGTCCACCAtacataaaataaaacataattttagAAGGAAGAAAACACAAGTCAGTATATGTACATGCTTGTACCATCTAAAGCACCAGAAGTCGTAATACACATCGAAAAGCATAGGGTTTCGAGAGAAAATAAGTGTCGATTTTAACAGGAAGTCATAACCGTTCACGTCGCTTTTCTAAATAGCGAAGAGGGATTACTTGACCATACTTTTAGATTTGATTATCTTTGAACCATTGTTAACCAGATCGTTCTTCATAGGATTTAAAAACCGACCTAGAGGAAGTTTTGGAAGACTCAGAGCGCTTTCATTGGTTTTAACCTGTTTATTCTTCGGTTTTCCTGGATTCTGTTCCCACCCAAAAGGAACACTTCCTGTGTTCATCAACAGGTCTACTGTCGAATCAAGTCATAGCTTTTACCTAATTTCATAAAGTCAAATCAAGACACAATCAAAAACTACATTTGTAATATATAATCTTTCTAATATAATCTTTTTAAGAGCCATAGCTTTTACACAAATGAACTAACCTGACTGTTGTTTTTCAAGAGTTTTCTTGATCTTGTTGTGGCATCTGAATAAGTGAAAGAAAGTCGTCTTCGGCATAACAACTTGCAAATTATCTCGTTCTGACTGCATAACAACTTgcaaattattaaacaaataggATTTAAAACCTTTTAAGGATGGATTGACCAGCATGTTCACTGAACATTATCTTTTGACATCATCAACAACTTACAGAGCTTAGCAACAATCAATGGCTCGTTTTCGATATAAACCCTTTCATTTCGATCCAAAATGCATTGAAGTCGATCACTGACGCATAAAAACTTAACCGGTCAGTCTTGGGCTTAATTCGGTCATAATACACATCGAAAAGCAAAGGGTTTCGAGAGAAAAAAAGTGTCGATTTTAACAGGAAGTCGTAACCGTTCACGTCGCTTTTCTAAATAGCGAAGAGAGATTACTTGACCATGCTTTTAGATTTGATTATCTTCGAACCATTGTTAACCGGATCGTTCTTCATAGGATTTAAAAACCCGTTTCATCAACAGCATGTTCACTGAACATTACTACTTCATCTATTCCATAACAAAAAGCATCAAATAATTTTACCTCAGCAATTTTACAAGTAGCATAGTGTCCTTCTTTTCCCCATCCGAGATTAGAACTTTTTGATTTAATATTATCGAGAGAGAGCCATTGCTTTTACCTAATTTCATAAAGTCAAACCAAGACACAATCaaaaactgaatttgtaataTATAATCTTTTTAATATAATCTTTTTAAGAGCCATAGCTTTTACACAAACTGATTTCGAGAGAGAGCCATTGCTTTTACCTAATTTCGAAAGGAGGAGAATTCTTTGAATCCAAGCTTAAATCCTCTGTACTGAATAACAATGACCACGATTATAATATTAGCCACTCAAGATTTCAATTACATgacacataacataaattattTATCAAACCGGAATTCAATATAAGCCTGGATGTGAGATTATTAAACACAGTTTAATACCTGTCCGGTGTTTGCTGCTCAGGTGTTTGCTGACTTCCCTGTTTATACGCAAGTTCCATAGTTAATACCAGTATACAAAATGAATCCAAATCAGccagttaacaaaaaaaaattacttaCACCACCACGTTGAGCCATAAGCTCTTGCATTCTTCTTTGCCTGGTAGCTTCAAGTTCTGGATCAGCCTGCATGTACAACCAAGATAATCGCCTTAAGTAACCAAGCCAATAGCAGCAAAGCATATCTTGCTAATATGAGTTCATACTAACTCTTATTATGGATAATTTTGGATTTAACTAATAACCTAATTGATTAATATATCCAATTCCAGTATCGGATATTAACGCAAATGACAATcaatagaaagtatagatagattatagatatagattatagaTGATAGATTTTACATCATCAACCCCAAACCAGGAACACCCAAAGAAGTCATATTACAAATTTGGGGattttgttttgacctttcttccATTCTGCAAATTCTCCACCAAAACCATACGTAAACACTCCAACAAACTTCATCTATATGCACACACACAACTTCAATTTCCCCAATCTTCTCCTCTAATCCATCTCCATCTCCCAACTCGCATGCATACGACACTTGTTTTCCTTCAAAATTGAGCACAGATCGAGCAATCATTGGGGAAAAGATGTAATTAACCGAGAGATTTGACAAATTGCATCCGCCTAGGGTTTGAATTCTTTGATTGAATACTTCATTTAGGGCTTGGTGGTTTCTGATTGTGTCGTACGGATGTAAGGTACATTGGATCGAACTAAGGTTGTGCTTCGGCACTTGCCGCACAATATGTCTCAGTCGGTGCTTGTGGAGCAGATTGATGCTCGGTTTTCCGGTCATTATAACTGGTTTTGTTTCCATTCTGGCAAGAATAGGTTAGGGTTTTACGTGTGTTTTTTTGAGATTGTGTTTGTTGCTATTCTTTTCAAACTGTAACTATCATTACATCCAAGTAAGAGAAATTAAAGAgctaataagaaaaaaaaaacatttacctGGCTTGAAACCGTAGATCAGACGGCCAGAGGCCATTGCTTGCTGCCGTTACTCTTCCCTCAAAGCCACGGCTTGAAACCCTAGATACCGATCTGGTTCTCTATCTCTAACCCTCAGACGACAGTGTACCGAAGACAAATACCCTGTTTGTTTAGATACCGGCTCTAGGTGTTTGTTTTGATGATTTATTGTCCAGATTCAAGTGAGTTTTAGAGAGAGTTGAAGTTGATAAGCTCAGAGAGAGGTATGGatttgagagagagaaagtgagttttagagagagagagttgagagaaAAATGGATTGAATTTTGAAAGTGAAGCccatattttgaatttttgattaGTGAACTCagtttatatatgtatatgttttgaattttgaatctggagCTAAGGTTTGAAATTTGGAGAGCTAGGTTGGAATTTGAATGTGGGACCTTTGAAATATGAAAGTGGGGTAGTGGTTTGATGGCAGATGTTTGAACTTTAAATGTATTTTAAACTAAGCTTTATGATGTCACTATGCTCCCTCTATGGCTGCCACCTCATCGTTGATGACATACGAAAAGCCTTGTTAGACAGCCTCTATGGCTGCCAACTAagtttttcttatgtcattgagttttctccttttatagtaaagatagataaaagaaaccactttagagacacttgtcattatattaggccatctcttatagataattattattttagtttaatttcttctaattaattatagataatcctcctactaaatattatttagtttaaggAAAAGTATAttgtacattacggcttaacttACTTCACGTAagacaacgtgcgtgattagttctataacatgcgtgattaatgttttcaatatgcgtggttattgtgtttcaacatgcgtgattttgaatttttgagttataacgtgcgtgagttaaaaatgaacgtgcgtaattacctgtcgtacgtgatgtacgttaaaccgtaatgtacgttaaccttcctctttagtttaatattttatattatagataaccctcctactaaatattattagtttaatatcttatggataaatattattagtttaatttcAGTGAGTTTTATATGTTCATAAATCTTAAGTATAAAACGACCTATTTCACTCTTCCATATTTAGACCATACACATTTTACTGTGTTATTTCACTTTACTCCATATTTAGACCATATACTTTACTTTAGTTGAATTTCTTTATAGTCTATTCAGTTAACTTTATATTCGGTATTTCATATCCACCTCCCTTTTTGTAGTGTTGTTTGTCACATTTGTAACGTTGGTTATCGATCCATGATATGAAAACAAATTATGTTATTGATTGAAACAACCGATGATGTGAACATCTATATCTATATCCATActttatataataaaagaaatcaacaTGTGGCACGTATCATTCATTGGAGGCACCTATTTTTTGGGTTTTCCGCCtttcttttatatttattatttagtatataaattagattttttttactattattagtatttttattatttatcaaatatattgattacttaaaatttatatataagactttatccaaaattatgtttatttaaTACACTATTAatccaaaattatatttatttaatatactattaatctaaaattacatttattcaactcatgtaatacatagagtttttaaagatttaacttttttattatttggtatataaattacaatacacgaggttcttaaaagtatactaatttttattatttaatatataaaattatatttattcaacccgtgtgatAAATGGGGTTTTTAAacatatattgttttattatttagtatgtaaaattacatttttttccacccatgtaatacacggggttataacctagtttattatatagtatagaatatagatatagatatagattctaatataatatttgTTTTAAATAATTATAAATTAAAATTGTAAAAGTTATACTTCTATAAATTATTCCAGTGAATGTTACATGATACTCTCTCTAACTAACTTGCAATTTTTACTTATGCTTTATTTTAATTAATTGTTTTATAATATTTAACACATGAATATCATTTAGTATAAATGTTCAAATAATTCTTTACTGATTTACAGTAATGAATACTGAAATTTTAGTGAGTCAAATATTTAGTTACATTATAGTAATTGATataattttaaattcaaattcATATCAAAACTATTTCAAACTAATTTTCGTTGTTATCTATAATTttaattttgtgagttaacatcCTCAAATATATCATATAAGCCCCCTTTGATAACAAGTgtattattaaatttaataatatatttagATTATATCAGTATACTTTTTCCTTTCATATTGTATTACTTATTCATCCCAATATAATAAATGAGATCAAAGAAGGAGGCAGATTTCTTTCGTTGTATGTTTCGTGATTAGACTATCTCCAACGTTACATGTATCCTTAGACGCCTTTAGCTGCCACGTTATCTACCACATCATATCATTACAGATCCATAAAAACCCTTATTTGATCTCTAACCTTACAAATATCTTTACCTTTCTTAATTTCCACATCATTACCTACCCACTAtacacaatatttaaataaaacattttttgCTTTTACTTTGGGTCCACCTACATgcaaaaaccaagaaaacaatgCCATTGTGGAAAGGCTTAGACGCTAAGGGCATCTAAGGACAAAACTGTACAAGGCGAAGGGCTTGTAAGGGCCTTCAAGGGCATCCCTCCAATGAATGCATTGGAGATAGTCTTATAATAAATAAAGTTCAAGGACAATCGTTATCGAGAGTTGGTTTGTATCGAGAgttggtttgttttttttaaacaatcaGTATTTTCACATGGATTGTATGTGGCTTTTTTTAGAGCCATAAGTAAAAATAGACTAAAATTGTTAATTGTTGATAAAGATTATAATCTTTCGAATAGGACATCTAATGTTGTCTACAAATAAGTTTTTTTTGATATTTGTAATTTGTATTTGTTCGATCGATTTAAAAATCATAAATATAACATTgatttgtaatttttcattattacatttaatataatatataattatttacCATAAATATGTTTTTAATGCATATTTTTTTATACCCAACCTATATGCACAACTCCTCTAGCTAGGGGTGTGTATGGGTTGGTTTTGGTCGGTTTTGGTCTAAAACCATAACCACGATGCCGGTtaatggataaccataaccataaccgatcggctatggtggttatggttaatcggtttaatggttatagcgggtcggttttgggtggttaaccgtgtatttagcctAGCTAAAAATAGCtcaatttttttaacatggaataaattgttattgcctatttgtatatattagtatattgcatagtatgaaaaatacatataatctataatattaatatcGATTATTActgaatattcaaataaagtgaaaaatatattccataaattcaaataaacaatcatatattaaaaaaatagtgaaaatcctaaatcctacaaaagatttattacatgttggttcggttcggttatggtgggtatgaaaacattgataaccataaccgatccgctactttcggtttttagaaaaaccattaaccgacccaccggtttttgATTTGGTTCGGTTTATCGATTAATTCGGTTATGTTtaggttaattcggttttttgcacacccctacctCTACCCATCGGCCCACCTTCTTTCACCATCTAACAATCACCATCTCAATGACTCTTACTATCTTCGAACATCTACATATACACATGAATAAATTATTGATGCTGAAGAGTGCAAATGAACAAATAAGGCTTACATGAATAAATTATTGATGCTCAAGAGTGCCAATGAACAAATAAGACTTTAAATATATTCGTTTATCTAATTAAAGGATCATACATTCATACCCTTATTTATTTGCATaacaaattaatgaactttctACAAATCCTCATACCAGTAAGTTCTACATAAGTGTTTTACATGACAAATCAATTTGCTCTATATGTTTCGGTTTAAATATTTGACAATAGATAACCGAAAATGACCCTCAAAACTCAAAAGAAGGACATGGAGATAATTTTTACACGTTACAAGTCTAATTTATTTGACAATAGTTATAGATAACCGAAAATGACCCTCAAAACTCAAAAGAAGGACATGGAGATAATTTTTATACGTTACACGTCTAATTTATCTGACAATAGTTATAGATAACCGAAAATGACCCTCAAAACTCAAAAGGACATGGAGATAATTTTTACACGTTACACGTCTAATTTATCTAGTTCTAATTCTCTTAGTATATTAATAATCTTGAGTTTACATTTCCATTATATATTTGTATAATACCTAACAATAGGTTTCTTGCATACAACACTCttctaattatataaaaaacaaaTCACAAACAATTAATATCTTACCCTTAAAAAATAAGAGGGTAAAAATAAGAGTTGAACTTGTATTATCTTAGTTACAAGTTCAACCACACAAGTACAAGTTATTGATTTTAGCTCTATTATACAGTAATTGTGCGATATATTTGCGGTTTGGCTAATCCACGAAGCTTCATCTCCTTTATCGCTGGATCTTGCAATAACAACACTTTGTCGTTGTCTCTAACCCCGACCATGTGTAGGTGTtctccatcttctctttctttccCTCTAAACAATACTCTTTGCTCTTTTGCCTCCAAACTTGTTATCGTTGATAATATCATCTTAAGTTCTCCTGATTAACAACGAATTATGAGGGTTAATTGAGATTATTGTCTCACATGTTTCATCCAAGAAAACTAATGTGTCATGTGACGATTCAAGAGTAGTGCTAGCATAAAAGGACTTACCAAAAGTTGAAGTTGCGCGAATAGATATATCATGCCACTCTGAAACCGTTGTGACGCGAATAGTAATGATCCCTTCCGCTACACTCTCACCGCCGATCTCTCTCCTTTGCACAAGCATACCACCAGGACGCAACTCCCATTTAACTTCGCCCATTTTCATGACCGTTTCACCTTGCATCTTGTCACATCCTTTATTACCACCATCATTGCGATTGCTACCGCCGTTGCGTAGCTTAGAAAGGCTTCGTGAAAGTCTACTTGATTTCAGTTTGATCATTTTTGTAGAATCTTGTATGTGTGTTTATGAAGAGAGGTTAGTAAAAGGGTGTATTTATATTAATATTGAGGACCCTTTGGGGTAAGATGCCAAGAGTAGGGGGCAATAAAATAATTGAGCGGTGTTAGTTTAGTTTGTTTGGGTTACATGGGACGAATCAGAAGGAGCCACGtgtcatatgttgaattttttgGGTGCTATTGCACATGGGGGCGATGACATTTCTTAAACGCGGCTTTCGCTAAATAACCGGACCAGACACAAACTGTCGGCTTCAAACTGTGTTCTTTAAGATTGATAACCACTAaatatactttattattattattataatatttttttaatacaaagACTTGTACGTTTATATATACTAGTTCaccgtttcaaaaaaaaaaaaaaaaatagataataTGTTATTAAGTTAAAAAACGGTTGTAGATGTTAAAAACTTACAGTTTTACAATAATTATAACTTCCACTGTGGCAATCAAGATTCAACAAACAATATTAATAGTAGGAGTTATATAGGGCCATGTTCTACCTATCCCACATAGACAGGGGCGGACCTACGTTACGAGgaacggggtccccggaccccaatctttttttaAAAAGTAGTAGAAACGGTATATGAAATTGTCTATGGACCCCATAAAATAATTTAGTTGGACCCCATAACAATGAAAGTCAGGCTATTGCAGTGGTAAAACCCCTTGTTTACAAACaaaaggtcatgggttcgatACCTTTTTCTccgtttttttgtgtttttttttttttttttggacccCATTGTccaaaaatcctgggtccgccactgcacATAGATTGATACATGGTTACATAAGACTAGAAGGAGGTTGATGTAAAATTGAACACTTCTTGTCTACTATTTGTGTATTGATTTGAtgataaaatttatatttatatttagaAAACACTAATAGTTCGTAAAATCACTTAGTAACGTCTGATACGCGAATATATTTGAAGGAATTGAAATTTAAAGAATTATATTTGGGTTAGAAATACGGCAAAGCGAATTTGTAATTTAAAGGGATTAAAATCTTTCAATGAATGAATTTGTAAAAACTTTGGGTGAGAAAACAATCACAAAAGAATTGTAAAGCGATCAGCACCGATAGGTCGCCCCATCGTTGATGACACTCCATGCgtgtcacacctcaaccgatAACGGAAACATCgaagtgagacgaaaacgagatttcACAACCACTAacttgtgacaataatttaaatGATAACCTTCATTTCATTCAAAAGATTCAGGTACATTGTTTAGAAGCAAATAACGACAATTAGAACATAACAACTAAAACAACAAAACCTAATTTAAAATAAGGCGCGTTTCTAGTCCATCCTACTAGATTTCTTTTCAacgcatcatcatcatcataatactGCAATATATATTAAAGTAACGGTCAACATATAAAGCattggtgagcatacaagtttggtttACTAGCATACGTATAAAAGTTTAAcacaatccacatggcaaaatCGTATACTAAGGCATAACTTATAACACATGCTAGCATGCATCACATAAATGTTAAAACAATGTTTCTACTAGCGTAATTAATCTCATCACCAAAGCGACGAGACCGTTTACGATTGAATGCTTAACAATGACCCATCAGCGGGCGATGTGCTACTTCTATAACGTTATACATGTTAAGGTTGGCTAatgaagttaatgacaagtattTGTGCAAGAAAGGCTCCTAGTATGCAAGTATCCTAGTATATAACGTATTAAGCATGTATGTACGGATTTGTTTGTTTGAATCATGTGAATGTTTGTGTATGTGTAAGtttgatatgtatatatattgcACCCCAAAAGTGTACTTAAAGTAAAAAAAAGGGGGTCATGTATACTCGTTTTGCAAAAGCTTTCAAAAACGTGAGTGAAGAGTCTTGAGAGTTCGGGAACGCCGATGTTATCCTACAAGGGGAAAACGAAGGCGTGTGAGTTTTGGAGTTCGGTATGGAGTTAGATAGGGGTTTAAAGTAGTATGAAGGTATGTATATTGCAAGAAAATACATCTTGTCTAAAAGCATTCATATGGACACGATGTTGGTCATGTTTTCATGGGTACCGATTCACCCATTAGAATCCATAGTTTGAGGAACTTAGACCAAGATGAAAATTACCATAATACATAACATTCAACCATGAGTTTGGTTGATGTTATGATTCGGTTctaaggtgtgtgtgtgtgtgtgtgtgtgtatatatatatat is from Helianthus annuus cultivar XRQ/B chromosome 9, HanXRQr2.0-SUNRISE, whole genome shotgun sequence and encodes:
- the LOC110878408 gene encoding chaperone protein ClpD1, chloroplastic isoform X1 — encoded protein: MNTGSVPFGWEQNPGKPKNKQVKTNESALSLPKLPLVLKTIRLINNRLVVITPNRIQRSIRCMIKSRLHILRESAMLRLDMSEYMERHTINKLIGSPPGYVGCGEGGTLTEAIRKRPFTVILLDEIEKAHPDIFNILLQIFEDGYLTDSQGRRVLFENAL
- the LOC110878408 gene encoding chaperone protein ClpD1, chloroplastic isoform X2, whose product is MVQALLKTIRLINNRLVVITPNRIQRSIRCMIKSRLHILRESAMLRLDMSEYMERHTINKLIGSPPGYVGCGEGGTLTEAIRKRPFTVILLDEIEKAHPDIFNILLQIFEDGYLTDSQGRRVLFENAL
- the LOC110878408 gene encoding uncharacterized protein LOC110878408 isoform X3: MVLVENLQNGRKADPELEATRQRRMQELMAQRGGGSQQTPEQQTPDSTEDLSLDSKNSPPFEISDRLQCILDRNERVYIENEPLIVAKLFRTR
- the LOC110878407 gene encoding BAG family molecular chaperone regulator 2 translates to MIKLKSSRLSRSLSKLRNGGSNRNDGGNKGCDKMQGETVMKMGEVKWELRPGGMLVQRREIGGESVAEGIITIRVTTVSEWHDISIRATSTFGELKMILSTITSLEAKEQRVLFRGKEREDGEHLHMVGVRDNDKVLLLQDPAIKEMKLRGLAKPQIYRTITV